Proteins from a genomic interval of Plasmodium reichenowi strain SY57 chromosome 13, whole genome shotgun sequence:
- a CDS encoding putative membrane protein (conserved Plasmodium membrane protein, unknown function), whose product MDVQKNKRKNSDNNNCNKLKYINNNTKSSNTTNFKKLRDISKENILFLYDKKVEHLNNRKDNSNDDAELKKKNEKIERMSKFNINENEKIKSNKDKHSINMSTVSSFEEDENNNKKNDIIVSSEYAQVSKNKNMLIMDNKEKEVIEHNKNNLNHIFEEVCSIDNNNIKDNIPMLNKRLSDPNKKENETYNIHENNYENVYNINQFNNNIKMRHVLNNVKSLKNWTDDNDEDEKEKEIDHFDLSTDSRNQNSNNMNSNNYINDVNKHKLINKTNSFKFEMDEDKCNKMDDDFSKRKILKKRSVYNHEDSDGSFIKEINDVNLDIKNDNICCSSFKKSKKKENHVRIDKSNVNDNMKELHSNSMGYIDIRKKRKKELSKELKNMDWLIYTIRYMDYRRLRRRFSGIRKPISKKIVFIITIFCLILISWKYFNISYENNKFSFSFEIQTSLLFFVEAILLTIGIIIFAKFQTRLSLHWPIYASYIFIICAVILLLFFENDKLDKNSRGEHILMLYGIVQLSLIIIVKIIIFSGPLLAIYGFFCPCTEHCRILKKKISTNKLNITISRYNDFAGMCGNNVCCLCLCVYRSFYRLVNCFYNKFSNFKFKMITETNDEAPFSHQLRYKGKTDIYGRPHGYGEWIEDHSYGEKLRGFWYHGYPVGPFISQEIGSGSLFVNTRVGFAACVGKDWSDVRYGVACTECSISGHFFNDFPLTHFFNSKIEKNVYGRLPTNRYDIIIKDILKENYEDILCYDLKWCFNMLKVNSGTTNETCSNNCMISLDHVTMSLKVHNYKRIDTAKRKNDILDEINIKLVHVPHEKKKTKKIHKRDKFKKLEEKWKQVENDENALYINQNKVYTTIRNVNSSSNNREMNVPVQENYHSYYKNKFSDKYLDSVDDDIYLYKMNKTLQPTEIHKASYWYESSDSKNQTKQKEDKSRDKSRDKSKDKNKDKSKDRNKDKSKDRNKDRNKDRNKDKNKSINDNIEAPFNNSNVMIDHQYDDDFTCNILELPKNGYENFEITKNYELDNINTITHRTNVHAAHDKNSNSYMNPLERNVINNKKNIPNSNNMNEPGNRNSCSYVSYPLCINECKGRKGNSVNSNVDEFVVDIKGYEEIYQRNNKKKKTVLNNNIKNTYNNYHPNSGCTRQNFRNYEKYLPNVKDVSKKDASDIEENKDQNIDDYSIFSQNEYSAFLENRKENIYDNMNCLLFEKQNVVGIKREESSEKSCDKNMIMCNKKGIMDMPNSEDETEMDKLSKHKKEKSKNKELLKKKKFCNKMIEENSNINEMYENYDMDNKEHYKYDIDKNDYEAIPIRKEILKSMEHEHEHEHNSNNKIVENKNIFMSDIFKSFIKSGVQRNMKKNCNIILSSDEIDGISLKRSNVKRRKNVIKKSSYRLLGSLKENNRRRSSVFDKSTKKLSMNKMKNSKIKSFVNKYSKQGKKSSIFITSGNKKWDKLLRSKKYKKNYKNERIIGTIGNKMRNLNESYGNFNTPTISPTNIKRNKTIAQVFAEEDEWEQFRHQHKQKIVIDGWQSLSLKQNLNFMPEEILIYIHGYNVKLNHGCSQLAHLVSFSKLPAYIQPFVFHWEGAMWGAFSALSYPVAKKRTEMTILGNSFRTFIKELINSGIKNVHIISHSCGSRLFFNGFRSCVEDNLFYNVLKNKESEIKKGNNVKSKGMERSTTGKDEYVSDDDNDDSDHINDNNMNSSNKMHSSNNLTNSNKINNINDMNNINNIDNINSSNNINNINHSNSINHSNNIGSKENTTSNKNKGNLKTNTGKKNKKQKKQIIVKTVILLNPDYPLDTFLEKDFFMLRSHCNHIVMYGDTRDQALTYSETWNREKCLGKRIFKLKLPLYKIHHYEDYLNINSDGNKFMKKRCKVEQYKVCDSVLFPISSYADEENKNKLKDIDNKDQEKKNKRESKCINKAFKTDKNVLNSYTLDLNDVGEGEGGVSCVSEDVSQNYLNENFLKTLEFSDTSLKTFKSKKKFRFSTAFKKIKRKWLFKKQRTNIYFNENTLSKRYSSMKFKKKSFKMSNQKFKKNDTVYISFDKYAWLDMDVIDTTFVETNVDFLKHSFYQVKREIIDDIREVLISNIRAHERVSRLDRRRGNVFVLRVAPAGVGSLHR is encoded by the coding sequence ATGGAtgttcaaaaaaataaacgAAAAAAtagtgataataataattgtaacaaattaaaatatataaataataataccaAGAGTAGTAATACAAcaaattttaaaaagttGAGAGATATTTCAAAAgagaatatattatttttatatgataaaaaagTGGAACATTTAAATAACAGAAAAGACAATTCTAATGATGATGcagaattaaaaaaaaaaaatgagaaaaTAGAAAGAATGAGTAAGTTcaatattaatgaaaatgaaaaaataaagagTAATAAAGATAAACATTCAATAAATATGTCTACCGTGTCAAGTTTTGAAGAggatgaaaataataataaaaaaaatgatattatagTAAGTAGTGAATATGCTCAAGtaagtaaaaataaaaatatgttaataatggataataaagaaaaagaagtGATAGAgcataataaaaataatttgaaCCATATATTTGAAGAAGTTTGTAGCATagacaataataatataaaggaTAACATTCCAATGTTAAATAAAAGATTAAGTGAtccaaataaaaaagaaaatgaaacatataatatccatgaaaataattatgaaaatgtttataatattaatcaatttaataataatataaagatgagacatgttttaaataatgTGAAAAGCTTAAAAAATTGGACagatgataatgatgaagatgaaaaagaaaaagaaatagaCCATTTTGATTTATCGACTGATTCTAGAAATCAAAATAGcaataatatgaatagtaacaattatattaatgatgtaaataaacataaattGATAAATAAAACTAATAGTTTTAAATTTGAAATGGATGAAGATAAGTGCAACAAAATGGATGACGATTTTTCAAAGaggaaaatattaaaaaagagGAGTGTATATAATCATGAAGATAGTGATGGTTCTTttattaaagaaataaatgaCGTCAATTTAGATATAAAGAACGATAATATATGTTGTtcatcttttaaaaaatctaaaaaaaaggaaaatcACGTACGTATAGATAAAAGTAATGTgaatgataatatgaaagAATTACATAGTAATAGTATGGGTTATATAGATATTagaaagaaaagaaaaaaagaattaagtaaagaattaaaaaatatggattGGTTAATTTATACTATTAGATATATGGATTATAGAAGATTACGTAGAAGATTTAGTGGTATTAGAAAACCTATCTctaaaaaaattgttttcattataactatattttgtttaatattaatttcatggaaatattttaatatatcatatgaaaataataagttTAGTTTTAGTTTTGAAATTCAAACAAGtttattgttttttgtTGAAGCTATTTTATTAACAATtggaataataatatttgcAAAATTTCAGACTCGTTTAAGTTTACATTGGCCTATTTATgcttcatatatatttattatatgtgctgtaattttattacttttttttgaaaatgataaattgGATAAAAATTCTCGAGGGgaacatatattaatgttaTATGGTATTGTACAATTAtcattaattattatagtaaagattataatatttagTGGTCCTCTTTTGGCGATATATGGATTTTTTTGTCCGTGTACCGAGCATTGTAGAATattgaaaaagaaaatttcAACAAATAAATTGAATATAACAATAAGTAGATATAACGATTTTGCTGGTATGTGTGGTAATAATGTATGTTGTTTATGCTTATGCGTATATCGTTCGTTTTATCGTCTTGtaaattgtttttataataaattttcgaattttaaatttaaaatgaTAACTGAAACAAATGACGAAGCTCCATTTAGTCATCAGTTAAGATATAAAGGGAAAACAGATATTTATGGAAGACCACATGGATATGGAGAATGGATAGAAGATCATTCTTATGGTGAAAAATTAAGAGGATTTTGGTATCATGGATATCCTGTAGGGCCATTTATATCACAAGAAATTGGTAGTGGTTCATTATTTGTTAATACGAGAGTAGGTTTTGCTGCATGTGTTGGCAAAGATTGGTCTGATGTTAGATATGGTGTAGCATGTACTGAATGTTCTATAAGTggtcatttttttaatgattTTCCACTTactcatttttttaattccaaaattgaaaaaaatgtatacGGTAGATTACCTACTAATAgatatgatattataataaaggatatattaaaagaaaattatgaagatattttatgttatgATTTAAAGTGGTGTTTTAACATGTTAAAAGTAAATAGTGGTACAACTAATGAAACGTGTTCAAATAATTGTATGATATCATTAGATCATGTTACTATGAGTTTAAAGgttcataattataaaagaatCGATACTGcaaaaaggaaaaatgATATCCTTGatgaaattaatattaaattagTACATGTGCcacatgaaaaaaaaaaaactaagAAAATTCATAAAAGGGacaaatttaaaaaattagaagAAAAATGGAAACAAGTagaaaatgatgaaaacgcattatatattaatcaAAATAAAGTTTATACTACTATAAGAAATGTAAATTCCTCTTCCAATAATAGGGAAATGAATGTACCTGTGCAAGAAAATTATCActcatattataaaaataaattttctGATAAATATTTAGATTCGGTGGATGATGATATTTATCTCtacaaaatgaataaaacACTACAACCAACAGAAATACATAAAGCATCGTATTGGTATGAATCAAGTGATAGTAAAAATCAAACCAAACAAAAAGAAGATAAAAGTAGAGATAAAAGTAGGGATAAAAgtaaagataaaaataaagataaaagTAAAGATagaaataaagataaaagTAAAGATAGAAATAAAGATAGAAATAAAGATagaaataaagataaaaacAAAAGTATAAACGATAATATAGAAGCTCCATTTAACAATAGCAATGTTATGATTGATCATCaatatgatgatgattTTACTTGTAATATTCTTGAATTACCAAAAAACGGTTATGAAAATTTTGAgattacaaaaaattatgaattagataatattaatactATTACACATCGAACCAATGTTCATGCAGCGCATGATAAGAACAGTAATAGTTATATGAATCCACTAGAACGtaatgtaataaataataaaaagaatataccaaatagtaataatatgaacGAACCAGGTAATAGGAATAGTTGCTCCTATGTTTCTTATCCATTGTGCATAAATGAATGTAAAGGTAGAAAGGGTAATTCAGTTAATTCAAATGTCGATGAGTTTGTTGTAGATATTAAAGGATACGAAGAAATATACCAACgtaataacaaaaaaaaaaaaacggtattaaataataatattaaaaatacGTATAATAATTACCATCCGAATTCTGGATGTACTAGACAAAATTTTCgtaattatgaaaaatatcTTCCTAATGTTAAAGATGTTTCAAAAAAAGACGCATCAGatatagaagaaaataaagatCAAAATATAGATGATTATTCTATTTTTAGTCAGAATGAATATTCAGCCTTTTTAGAAAATAGGaaggaaaatatttacGATAATATGAATTGTTTATTGTTTGAGAAACAAAATGTTGTGGGAATAAAAAGAGAAGAAAGTTCAGAAAAAAGTtgtgataaaaatatgataatgtGTAACAAAAAGGGTATTATGGATATGCCTAATTCCGAAGATGAAACAGAGATGGATAAGTTAAgtaaacataaaaaagaaaaatcaaaaaataaagagttacttaaaaaaaaaaaattttgtaataaaatgataGAAGAGAATTCTAATATAAACGAAATGTatgaaaattatgatatggataataaggagcattataaatatgatattgataaaaatgattatgAAGCTATACCAATAAGAAaggaaatattaaaaagtatGGAACATGAACATGAACATGAAcataatagtaataataagattgttgaaaataagaatatatttatgtcTGACATATTTAAATCCTTTATAAAATCTGGAGTTCAACgaaatatgaaaaagaattgtaatataatattatctaGTGATGAAATAGATGGTATAAGTTTAAAAAGATCAAATGtgaaaagaagaaaaaatgttataaagAAATCGTCTTATCGACTTTTAGGAAgtttaaaagaaaataatagaCGAAGAAGTAGTGTGTTTGATAAATCTACGAAAAAATTAAGTATgaataaaatgaaaaattctaaaataaaaagctttgttaataaatattcaaaaCAAGGGAAAAAAAGTTCTATATTCATAACTTCtggtaataaaaaatgggATAAATTATTACGTTCGAAAAAGTATAAgaagaattataaaaatgaaagaatAATAGGTACGATAGGTAATAAAATGAGGAATTTGAATGAATCATATGGAAATTTTAATACTCCTACTATATCACCAACCAATATAAAACGAAATAAAACTATAGCACAGGTATTTGCTGAAGAAGATGAATGGGAACAGTTTAGACATCAacataaacaaaaaattgTTATAGATGGATGGCAATCTTTATcattaaaacaaaatttgAATTTTATGCCAGAAGaaattcttatatatatacatggATATAATGTAAAATTAAATCATGGATGTTCTCAATTAGCACACTTAGTATCATTTTCTAAATTACCTGCATATATCCAACCATTTGTTTTTCATTGGGAAGGTGCTATGTGGGGTGCTTTCTCTGCTCTTTCCTATCCTGTTGCAAAGAAACGGACTGAAATGACTATATTAGGAAATTCATTTAGAACATTTATAAAGGAGCTTATAAATTCTGGTATTAAAAATGTTCACATTATTAGTCACTCATGTGGTTCCCGACTTTTCTTTAATGGTTTCCGAAGTTGTGTAGAGGacaatttattttataatgtattaaaaaataaagaatcggaaataaaaaagggTAATAATGTAAAGTCAAAAGGGATGGAACGTTCTACAACAGGAAAGGATGAGTATGTATCggatgatgataatgatgatagTGATCACattaatgataataatatgaatagtAGTAATAAGATGCATTCGAGTAACAACTTAACtaatagtaataaaataaacaatataaatgatatgaataatataaataatattgataatataaacagtagtaacaatataaacaatataaacCATAGTAACTCTATAAACCATAGTAACAATATTGGAAGTAAGGAAAACACAACAAGtaacaaaaataaaggGAATCTTAAAACAAACACTGGTAAAAAGAATAAGAAACAAAAGAAACAAATAATAGTGAAAACGGtgattttattaaatcCTGATTATCCATTAGATACTTTTCTTGAGAAAGATTTTTTCATGTTAAGGTCTCATTGTAATCATATAGTTATGTATGGTGATACAAGAGACCAAGCTTTAACATATTCAGAAACATGGAATAGAGAGAAATGTTTAggaaaaagaatatttaaGTTAAAATTAcctttatataaaattcaTCATTATGAAGATTATctaaatattaatagtgATGGAAATAAGTTTATGAAAAAGCGTTGTAAAGTTGAGCAGTATAAAGTTTGTGATAGTGTTTTATTTCCTATATCTTCATATGCTGATgaggaaaataaaaacaagTTAAAAGACATAGATAATAAAGatcaagaaaaaaagaataaaagagaatcaaaatgtataaataaagcATTTAAAACtgataaaaatgttttaaacTCATATACTCTCGATTTGAATGATGTTGGTGAAGGAGAAGGTGGAGTTTCTTGTGTTTCAGAAGATGTTTcacaaaattatttaaatgaaaattttttaaaaactCTTGAATTTAGTGATACTAGTTTAAAAACATTTAAAtctaaaaaaaagtttCGTTTTTCTACAgcttttaaaaaaattaaaaggaaatggttatttaaaaaacaaagaacaaatatttattttaatgaaaatacATTAAGTAAACGTTATTCATCCATgaaatttaaaaagaaatcttttaaaatgtctaatcaaaaatttaaaaaaaacgATACAGTGTATATATCATTTGATAAATATGCATGGTTAGACATGGATGTCATAGATACTACATTTGTTGAAACAAACGTagattttttaaaacattcCTTTTATCAAGTTAAAAGAGAAATTATTGATGATATCAGAGAAGTGCTTATATCAAATATAAGAGCACATGAAAGAGTAAGTAGACTTGATAGAAGAAGAGGAAATGTTTTTGTATTAAGGGTTGCCCCCGCTGGAGTAGGAAGTCTCCAcagataa
- a CDS encoding ADP-ribosylation factor, putative encodes MGNTVNKETVVTNENVKVKTIIPQKKYNILILGLNGSGKTTLLYHNFIPEWTNITSYMEPTISYHYEEIKWINGRLGFWDLPGNPLMRNIWPLIYRNVKVNAILYIINIMDISDECISENNSLISLLLNDECLQTSCIVLVFNTFNEVHSIQENLKNDMLIKYKIEDLINHYGNRIHYLFVDCKNCKMDKGWIQLMQQISYYF; translated from the exons ATGGGTAATACTGTAAATAAAGAGACAGTTGTTACTAATGAAAATGTAAAGGTTAAAACGATAATACCCcaaaaaaagtataatattttaattttggGCCTGAATGGGTCAGGTAAAACgacattattatatcataattttattccag aatgGACAAATATAACGTCTTATATGGAGCCCACAATTTCGTATCATTATGAGGAAATTAAATGGATAAATGGAAGACTTGGTTTTTGGGATTTACCTGGAAATCCTTTg ATGAGAAATATTTGGCcattaatatatagaaatgTAAAAGTGAACgctattttatatattattaacattatGGATATATCAGATGAATGTATATCGGAAAATAACTCATTAATAAGCCTTTTGTTAAATGATGAATGTTTACAAACCTCATGTATTGTTTTAGTATTTAACACTTTTAATGAGGTACACAGCATACAAGAAAATCTTAAAAATGATATGcttattaaatataaaattgaagatttaataaatcattatGGAAATCGAATACATTATCTTTTCGTTGATTGTAAAAATTGTAAGATGGACAAAGGATGGATACAACTAATGCAACAAATATCCTATTacttttga